Genomic DNA from Salvia miltiorrhiza cultivar Shanhuang (shh) chromosome 1, IMPLAD_Smil_shh, whole genome shotgun sequence:
ATTTTTAAATGGGAAAAATCTGTTGTGGGTTAGGGTGATTAGGGCAAGCCAAGGGGAGTTGAGTTGGGATGGAGAAGGATTCTGGGTCGGGGGTAATAGAGGCTTGGGTGTGGGGTGGTGGAAGCGGGTCCTGGAGTTAAGTCGGGGGAAAAGGACAAATGGTTTAGGGAGAACCTTGCTTCGAGAATTGGGGAGGGTAATCAACTGAGTTTTTGGAATCATTGTTGGGCGGGGGGTAGAACTTTGGCGGAAGAGTTTCCACGACTCTTTCACCTTAGCGCTCACTGGGAATGTAGCACTCACCGGGCAGGGGGTAGAACTTTGGAATCATTCTGGTACCATGTGcaatgaaaaaaaattccttgcctaagcaaaaaaaaaataaaaaactatctccgttcacgaaagaactttatatcttttctttttaggacgtctacaaaaaaacttcctacttatttttttgactataccccaccacttataattactcttacttttcacttttcacaactctcaatattaattactgtataacacttttcaccactctcaatacactcaactaccttttatccactctctaTACATTCAacaacattttttcttaaaacccgtgtcactcacTCTTAGGAAGTTTTTTCatagacagagggagtataatttaaaatgtatcactaatttaattaattatataaaaatatttgatatattttatcataaaaatagcgtaaaatatataaattacaagataAAGTAtttacccgtcgaatttcgacgggtaatacactagttaaAATCTTATAGTGAAAATTTTTATATGTCGCATCAGTTGGTTGCAATAAATAACATACTTCAGTACCACACTGATGACTGATTATTGACCAGTCTCTTATTTGAATGGAGAGAGGCTaagttttaattatttatatttctgactcgtacaatttttattttttatacttcATTAGTGTAGTCTACGTtagtatgtttttatttttttatcatataatttataaggtataagagagaaaaaagaaaaaaaaaatactaaggAGAACTTAGCTGTAGAGATGGGGACACGATCTGACTtattattaaatacaaaaaCCATAATATTGATTTTTCGTCTCCACTGACTAACACGGCTAAATAGTAGTAGCAATTTTGTAATAACAATACAAGCAATTCTAGAATTATTATAGAGGGTAATGATTTGGATCAATCTAATTCGGATCAAATGTAAGAGTACCCGCAGTGAATGCCCTGATAGGGGGTCACAAGTCACTCATCCTATCGGGTCGCCCTCTGCAGCCTCCTCCCATTCGAGTGATAGATCAGGTCAAacttgatatttttttaaatcgggcgcgtgttttacacgctcctaaaaaaataaataaataaataaataaaactttttgtttaattttgaaatttcggccaaaatcagttcagttccttaattttaaattttgaagctTACAATAATGCCCTTAAATTTGAAACATATCAGTTCAGTTCCTTTCGATTCCTCAATTGTAATATTATAGTCATGATTAAACTGCTCTTAATCTAAATTGGTGGAAGCTCCTAGGTTGTTTTTTTATTGAAACAATTTTAGAAACAAATTATTGTTTTGTTTTCTAAAGATTAGTTTActttgattaaataaatttcatttgaaaatgatggataaaaaataattaaatattatattttttcattttctttatcatatgttttctaaaaaaaaatcgttagtaaattgtgttatttaaatttgtgcaattaaatttaaatgaaaaatacaaaaatcaaaactaaaaaataaggTCAGCTATCATGTCATCCCACTGCGGCCTCTTTAACCCAATGCGGTCCTCCCTTTATCATGTCAGCTATCAGGTCACCCCCACTGTGAATGCTctaataaatattcaattttcaaCATAAAAGAAATATTCTTAcccttttaatatttattatatttttcattcaaagtttttaataatattatatatattggaAAAAATACTCCATTAAATGTTTGTATTTTCAAGAAGAATTTTGActgattatataaatatattaattgaataacaaataattattaaatttgctttcaaaatcatcattaagtggatttttttttaaaaaaggattatttatttatattaaaatatactactataattttactttccatttttagaaatatgttaatttataatttttttaaaataatactcccatCGTCCACCAAATATGTACTTATTTGGGGATGACACGTGTTTCAAAAAAATGATTAAGTATGTGTGAGTGAAACAAAAaatggacggaccaaaaaaatatgaatatgcTCATTTGGTGGACGGGTGGCGTAATATagtataattaaattttgaatttaatttaaaatatataacaaattggTAAACCTTTACTAGGGGtaatattatgattattttgTCCTCATTATTCCATTAATTTGATCCTATTAAATTTACCCTATTATAAATTTGTGATTTTTCGTTTTAATTTTCGCTATTTCATTGTTGACCACATTGGAAATAACCCATCCATTCACAACTCATAGATAACACGGTTAAGTAATACTGCAAGCAATTCTAGAATTATTACAAATTTTTGATTATTCGTTTCAATTTTGTGTATTTCATTGTTGACCGCATTGGAAATAACCCGTCTTAAATTTGACTTTTCTAATCCAAAATCGTAATGGTCAATGCAAAAATCGTAGTGGAAACTGTAGATACGGTCCGAAGTCGAACAATCGAACCTTTTTCCATTGTCCAATTCCAtgcaaaaaactatgaatagtCAGCCATTCATTCATTAAAAATATCGCCTCAGTGAAATAATACAGTGCGTTACAACTCACCATTATACCATACACAACATCATTTTATAaagttaaaaaatataaatacaaaaaggaaaaggaaaaaaccATTAACACTCCCCCCACCAGTTTCGCCCACGAACCAGCCTTCATTTCTGTGCTCATCTTCTTctaccctctctctctcctctctctctttctaattAACCTACTGTTCCTATCCaggtatataaatatatgaatttatgcATGAGGAATTTCGGTTTCGAGTATTAATTGGATAATTTGTTGATAGAATTTTGgcgatttttcctttttttcagtttttggaATTTTGGAATAATGGAGTGCATTGAGGCACGTGCGCTGAAACCGAGTTTCCTGTCGCAAATGGCCATGAAAACGAATTCTCAGGTTTATTACAACGACGACGTTTGGTGTTTGACCGGAGTTAACAACGTTGTTTCCGACGATTTTCCCGTTGAGGACCTGCTTAACCTTGATCTCCCCGAAAAGGATTTTCAGGAGTTGTGTTTTTCTCAAGAAGATGAGGAAATCTCTCAAAAAGGAAATTCGCTTTATTCCTCTTCTTCGTCTTCCAATTTTTCCGGCGACTTCGACAGCCTCTCCGTGGAGCTCGCCGTTCCGGTAATTTtcaattgattatttttttttaaaaaaaattaacatgcaaaatttagaattaattctaatatttttattttttttcctttttgagattATAGGTTGAGGATTTGGAGAATTTGGAATGGTTGTCGCAATTTGTGGATGACTCAACGCCGGAGGTGTCGCTATTGTGCCCGGCCGGAAGTTTCGTGGCGCAAACCGGAGCGTTTTCATTGAACCGGTCGCATCCGGTTCACAAGCTGCAGCAGGCGCAGAGGATTCCGGCTCCGTATTTCCCGGTTCCGATTCCGGTTAAGGCTAGGAGCAAGCGGCCGAGGTTTACCGGGCGGCCGTGGTACCTGGCGTCGCCGCCGTTGAGTTCCGCCGACTCATCCTCAACGACGTCTTCGTCGCACGGCTCCTCCACTTTACCTACGTTTGTCTGGTCGGACACGGTTCATGACTCCGAGTGGTTCTCCAGCGCGGAAAAACCGGCGGCCAAGAAGCAGAAGCGGAAAACAGATGCCGACAGCGGACCGGTTTCGGGCCGGAGATGCACGCACTGTCAGGTGCAGAAGACGCCGCAGTGGCGGACCGGGCCGCTGGGTCCGAAAACGCTGTGCAACGCTTGCGGCGTCCGGTTCAAGTCGGGCCGGCTCTTTCCCGAGTATAGACCGGCTTTCAGCCCGACTTATTCGAAGGAGTTGCATTCGAATAGCCACCGGAAGGTTTTGGAGATGCGGCAGAAGAAGGAGAAGGTCGTTGCGGTCGAACCGGAGTCGATTCCGGCGGTTCAGAGTCAGTGAGGTTTAGGATTCGTGCTAGTTTTAGAACTGGTAGGTGCAGACCGGTGGCTGCTGATATGTGCAATTTTGGTGGCGAACCGTAGAGATAGGGAGGTTATGAATTTAattgttctttttttcttttaatgtaATTCATCTTTTTTGCAGTGTCTAGACTGTTTTAAATTAGCGAtgataatatttataattagtttCATCAATTAAGGTTATTTTGCACATTTCATTTAACAATCTTCGTCttgtaatttttctttttcacattGCCGATAAGAGCAATTTAGCAAATCATTAAAGACTAAAAATATGTACATGCAAAATTCATTTAGCCTGTTTTGATTAGGTTTATGAATCTTTGCATTCAAAAAAAGATTGTACTAGTTCTtgaataatactctctccgtcccaaaaAATTATGATCCAATGGAGGTGGCAcgagtttttaaaaaaagtctAATAGTTATATTTAAGTGAAGATTGAATctcacatctttttgtaaatagtgaaaAAGAAAGTTTGTGAGATCatttccaaataaaaaaatatcacaatTTTCAAGAACATCCGATATGATAATAAGATCATAATTTCcagggatatatatatatatatatatattattttgaattgaaaatataagaaaatatgaatcAATCAAAGTGTCATAATAATGTACGAATTAGATTAACAAAATGTGATAAATTTATAGCGCTAGGTCAAAAAAGGAAATTCGAAGTgataagcaaaaaaaaaaaaaaattacgaaaGAAGTGATTTATGCAATTGGGATTTAAAAGGCATCCATCTTTTTCCTATAAAAATTATGATCATTATTTATGGAGGGGCATAACAGTGGTTGTGTTGACAATGACAAATTTCTCACCTCAAAATCTTGTAAAATGCAATTATTGGGGGTAAATATGTCATT
This window encodes:
- the LOC131005493 gene encoding GATA transcription factor 5-like codes for the protein MECIEARALKPSFLSQMAMKTNSQVYYNDDVWCLTGVNNVVSDDFPVEDLLNLDLPEKDFQELCFSQEDEEISQKGNSLYSSSSSSNFSGDFDSLSVELAVPVEDLENLEWLSQFVDDSTPEVSLLCPAGSFVAQTGAFSLNRSHPVHKLQQAQRIPAPYFPVPIPVKARSKRPRFTGRPWYLASPPLSSADSSSTTSSSHGSSTLPTFVWSDTVHDSEWFSSAEKPAAKKQKRKTDADSGPVSGRRCTHCQVQKTPQWRTGPLGPKTLCNACGVRFKSGRLFPEYRPAFSPTYSKELHSNSHRKVLEMRQKKEKVVAVEPESIPAVQSQ